In Myxococcus stipitatus, the following are encoded in one genomic region:
- the rpsR gene encoding 30S ribosomal protein S18 has protein sequence MSNGMDSKTGSSAAGGRSGGFGGGGPRGDRGGDRGDRGGDRGDRGMGGDDEKRGGGRGFSRKKICRFCAEKNASVDFKDQATLKYFVTERGKIIPRRISGNCAKHQREVATAIKRARGIALLPYNAVVG, from the coding sequence ATGAGCAACGGTATGGACAGCAAGACGGGCTCTTCGGCGGCGGGCGGCCGCAGTGGTGGCTTCGGCGGCGGTGGCCCTCGCGGTGACCGCGGCGGAGACCGTGGTGACCGCGGCGGAGACCGTGGCGACCGCGGCATGGGCGGCGACGACGAGAAGCGCGGCGGTGGCCGTGGCTTCAGCCGCAAGAAGATCTGCCGGTTCTGCGCGGAGAAGAACGCGTCGGTGGACTTCAAGGACCAGGCGACGCTGAAGTACTTCGTCACCGAGCGCGGCAAGATCATCCCCCGCCGCATCTCCGGCAACTGCGCGAAGCACCAGCGCGAGGTGGCCACGGCCATCAAGCGCGCCCGTGGCATCGCGCTGCTCCCCTACAACGCGGTGGTCGGCTGA
- the rpsF gene encoding 30S ribosomal protein S6, with translation MAETQAAQRLREYETIFLVKPDLTDDNVDKLKERVRGIVSRDGGKVLRFTVWGKKKTLFPVAKQPRAIYVHASYLGGAKLVAEIERNLKNLDEVTRYISVKIADEVDPETRPVLEDLKLAGDVEETRPGASSERDGGFRGDSSEESGGESEEESSEEA, from the coding sequence ATGGCAGAGACGCAGGCCGCCCAGCGGCTTCGTGAGTACGAGACCATCTTCCTGGTCAAGCCGGACCTGACGGACGACAACGTGGACAAGCTCAAGGAGCGCGTCCGTGGCATCGTCAGCCGCGATGGTGGCAAGGTCCTCCGCTTCACGGTGTGGGGCAAGAAGAAGACCCTGTTCCCCGTGGCCAAGCAGCCCCGCGCCATCTACGTGCACGCCAGCTACCTGGGCGGCGCGAAGCTGGTGGCCGAGATTGAGCGCAACCTGAAGAACCTCGATGAGGTCACCCGCTACATCTCCGTGAAGATCGCGGACGAGGTGGACCCCGAGACGCGCCCGGTCCTCGAGGACCTGAAGCTGGCCGGCGACGTCGAGGAGACGCGTCCTGGCGCTTCGTCCGAGCGCGACGGTGGCTTCCGCGGCGACAGCAGCGAGGAGTCCGGTGGCGAGTCGGAGGAGGAGTCGTCCGAGGAGGCCTGA
- the pth gene encoding aminoacyl-tRNA hydrolase — MKLICGLGNPGREYERHRHNIGFMVVEAMLSRARAELNQEKFAAKVGQGTLGGERILFLEPQTFMNLSGRSVAEAARFYKVAPEDVLVIHDELDLPLGRLQLKAGGGSGGHNGLKSIVSSLGSEAFVRLRFGIDKPAGPNARERVAGYVLSNFDDGERRQLDELIARAVDVTECWVRDGLSVAMNRFNRKA; from the coding sequence ATGAAGCTCATCTGTGGGTTGGGCAACCCGGGGCGCGAGTACGAGCGGCACCGGCACAACATCGGTTTCATGGTGGTGGAGGCGATGCTGTCGCGCGCGCGCGCGGAGCTGAACCAGGAGAAGTTCGCCGCCAAGGTGGGCCAGGGGACACTCGGGGGCGAGCGCATCCTCTTCCTGGAGCCGCAGACCTTCATGAACCTGTCCGGCCGCTCGGTGGCGGAGGCGGCGCGGTTCTACAAGGTCGCCCCCGAGGACGTGCTGGTCATCCACGACGAGTTGGACCTGCCGCTGGGCCGGCTGCAGCTCAAGGCGGGCGGCGGCAGCGGAGGTCACAACGGCCTCAAGAGCATCGTCTCCAGCCTGGGCTCGGAGGCCTTCGTCCGCCTGCGCTTCGGCATCGACAAGCCGGCGGGCCCCAACGCCCGTGAGCGCGTGGCCGGCTACGTCCTGTCCAACTTCGACGACGGGGAGCGCCGCCAGTTGGACGAGCTGATCGCCCGGGCCGTGGACGTGACGGAGTGCTGGGTGCGGGACGGGCTGTCGGTGGCGATGAACCGGTTCAACCGGAAGGCGTGA
- a CDS encoding 50S ribosomal protein L25/general stress protein Ctc — MSTEKSTLEAKSREGSGKGFARRLRAQGLVPAVVYGKHVQKPVHLAVDPKAVRAAINTPHKFNTLIQLKLADGTHQVLLKDYQMDPVTRDILHVDFIGVRENEAVKVNVPLVLTGKAQGVADGGLLTQARRELEVWALPGAIPERIEADVTALKIAEAMHVNDIKLPAGVSIKTNVNYTIAVLSAPEAAEAAPQAAAAAAPAAAPAAKGGDKAAAPAAAAKAPAKK; from the coding sequence ATGTCCACCGAGAAGAGCACCCTCGAGGCGAAGTCGCGTGAAGGTTCCGGCAAGGGCTTTGCCCGCCGTCTGCGCGCCCAGGGCCTGGTCCCCGCCGTGGTGTACGGCAAGCACGTGCAGAAGCCGGTGCACCTCGCCGTGGACCCCAAGGCGGTCCGCGCGGCCATCAACACGCCGCACAAGTTCAACACCCTCATCCAGCTGAAGCTGGCCGACGGCACCCACCAGGTCCTCCTGAAGGACTACCAGATGGACCCCGTCACCCGCGACATCCTGCACGTGGACTTCATCGGCGTGCGTGAGAACGAGGCGGTGAAGGTGAACGTGCCGCTCGTGCTCACGGGCAAGGCGCAGGGCGTGGCGGACGGCGGTCTGCTCACCCAGGCCCGCCGCGAGCTCGAGGTCTGGGCCCTGCCGGGCGCCATCCCGGAGCGCATCGAGGCGGACGTCACGGCGCTGAAGATCGCCGAGGCCATGCACGTCAACGACATCAAGCTGCCGGCGGGCGTCTCCATCAAGACGAACGTCAACTACACCATCGCGGTGCTCAGCGCGCCCGAGGCGGCCGAGGCGGCTCCCCAGGCGGCGGCTGCGGCGGCCCCCGCGGCGGCTCCCGCGGCGAAGGGTGGCGACAAGGCGGCGGCCCCCGCGGCCGCGGCCAAGGCTCCCGCGAAGAAGTAA
- a CDS encoding ribose-phosphate pyrophosphokinase — MLPRDFKIFAGNSNPGLAHRICEYLKRPLGKAEVGRFSDGEIHVEIGENVRGQDVFILQSTCPPANDHLMELLIMCDALKRASAGSITAVMPYYGYARQDRKVAPRTPITAKLIADLLEVAGAGRVVSMDMHAGQIQGFFNIPSDHLYGSPVFLEDLRKRFPESQELVIVSPDAGGVERARAYSKRLNTGLAIIDKRRPRPNASEVMNLIGDVSGKDAVLVDDMVDTAGTLTQAAAALKAKGARRVVAYAVHPILSGPAIQRIQDSVLEEVVFTDTVQLAPAAQACSKIRVLNTERLFGEAIARIHRADSLSSLFV; from the coding sequence ATGCTGCCGCGCGACTTCAAGATCTTCGCCGGGAACTCGAATCCCGGCCTGGCTCACCGAATCTGCGAGTACCTCAAGCGCCCCCTCGGCAAGGCAGAAGTGGGCCGCTTCTCCGACGGAGAGATTCACGTGGAGATCGGAGAGAACGTCCGCGGTCAGGACGTGTTCATCCTCCAGTCCACGTGCCCGCCGGCCAATGACCACCTGATGGAGCTGCTCATCATGTGCGACGCCCTGAAGAGGGCGAGCGCCGGCTCCATCACCGCGGTGATGCCGTACTACGGCTACGCGCGGCAGGACCGGAAGGTGGCGCCGCGCACGCCCATCACCGCCAAGCTCATCGCGGACCTCCTGGAGGTCGCGGGCGCCGGGCGCGTGGTGTCCATGGACATGCACGCGGGCCAGATTCAGGGCTTCTTCAACATCCCCTCGGACCACCTCTACGGCTCGCCGGTGTTCCTGGAGGACCTGCGCAAGCGCTTCCCGGAGTCGCAGGAGCTCGTCATCGTCTCGCCCGACGCCGGCGGCGTGGAGCGCGCGCGCGCCTACTCCAAGCGGCTGAACACGGGCCTGGCCATCATCGACAAGCGCCGCCCGCGCCCCAACGCGTCCGAGGTGATGAACCTCATCGGCGACGTGTCCGGCAAGGACGCGGTGCTGGTGGACGACATGGTGGACACCGCCGGCACGCTCACCCAGGCCGCCGCGGCGCTCAAGGCCAAGGGCGCGCGCCGCGTCGTCGCCTACGCCGTGCACCCCATCCTCTCCGGCCCCGCCATCCAGCGCATCCAGGACTCCGTGCTGGAAGAGGTCGTCTTCACGGACACGGTGCAGCTGGCGCCCGCGGCGCAGGCGTGCTCGAAGATTCGCGTGCTCAACACCGAGCGCCTCTTCGGCGAAGCCATCGCCCGCATCCACCGGGCCGACTCGCTCAGCTCGCTGTTCGTCTGA
- the spoVG gene encoding septation regulator SpoVG, translating to MNITDVRVFPVEEDKLKAYVTITLDHCFVIRDLKVIHGSSGLFIAMPAKKRKDGTYKDIAHPLNADTRSQMERVILIEYERHLHQAQAGTLAPMPADLD from the coding sequence ATGAACATCACCGACGTCCGGGTGTTTCCGGTCGAAGAGGACAAGCTCAAGGCGTACGTCACCATCACCCTGGATCACTGCTTCGTCATTCGCGACTTGAAGGTCATCCACGGCTCCTCGGGGCTGTTCATCGCGATGCCGGCGAAGAAGCGCAAGGATGGGACGTACAAGGATATAGCCCACCCGCTCAACGCGGATACACGCAGCCAGATGGAGCGCGTCATTCTCATCGAGTACGAGCGGCACCTCCATCAGGCGCAAGCCGGGACGCTCGCTCCGATGCCAGCAGATCTCGACTAA
- a CDS encoding DUF5658 family protein: MATTVVEQVRGAVRSERASYYASPASVALLMLNLMDGLFTLLFLQLGVAEELNPLMRLAYEQSPLFFMFAKLLIVNAGLWLLCLHRRLRASRIAIRAGAVVYGIIVIYHLAFLTHLVLHWPGALG; this comes from the coding sequence GTGGCGACGACGGTGGTGGAGCAGGTTCGAGGCGCGGTCCGGAGCGAGCGGGCTTCCTATTACGCGTCACCCGCATCCGTGGCGCTGCTGATGCTCAACCTCATGGACGGCCTGTTCACCTTGCTCTTCCTTCAGCTCGGCGTGGCCGAAGAGCTCAACCCGCTGATGCGCCTGGCCTACGAACAGTCACCGCTCTTCTTCATGTTCGCCAAGCTGCTCATCGTGAATGCGGGCCTGTGGCTGTTGTGCCTTCACCGCCGGCTGCGCGCCAGCCGCATCGCCATCCGCGCGGGCGCCGTCGTGTACGGCATCATCGTCATCTACCATCTGGCTTTTCTGACCCACCTGGTTCTGCATTGGCCGGGAGCCCTTGGGTAG
- a CDS encoding thymidine kinase, with translation MHQFPKDIGWIEVICGSMFSGKTEELIRRVQRAVYGKQKVQVFKPRIDNRYDETQVVSHSKLKVTSTPLERAEEIFYKLEPDTQVVGIDEVQFFGAEVVAVVEALANKGLRVICAGLDQDYQGRPFEPMPQLMAVAEYVTKELAICVVCGNPANRSQRIVSSGERVVVGAAGAYEPRCRKCHVPEPTEGTPPQTLELFD, from the coding sequence TTGCACCAATTCCCCAAAGATATCGGGTGGATAGAGGTCATCTGCGGTTCCATGTTCTCCGGCAAGACGGAGGAGTTGATCCGCCGCGTCCAGCGCGCCGTGTACGGCAAGCAGAAGGTGCAGGTCTTCAAGCCTCGCATCGACAACCGGTACGACGAGACGCAGGTGGTGAGTCACTCCAAGTTGAAGGTGACTTCCACTCCGTTGGAGCGGGCTGAAGAGATTTTTTACAAGCTGGAGCCCGACACCCAGGTGGTGGGAATCGACGAGGTGCAGTTCTTCGGCGCCGAGGTCGTCGCGGTGGTGGAGGCGTTGGCCAACAAGGGCTTGCGCGTCATCTGCGCGGGATTGGACCAGGACTACCAGGGGCGCCCCTTCGAGCCCATGCCGCAGCTGATGGCGGTGGCGGAGTACGTGACGAAGGAGCTGGCCATCTGCGTGGTTTGCGGCAATCCGGCCAATCGCTCCCAGCGCATCGTGTCCAGTGGTGAGCGCGTCGTCGTGGGCGCGGCCGGGGCGTATGAGCCGCGGTGCCGCAAGTGTCATGTGCCCGAGCCCACCGAGGGCACGCCGCCCCAGACGCTCGAGTTGTTCGACTGA
- a CDS encoding uracil phosphoribosyltransferase, producing the protein MRDTLYANVPFQLNEMTHHYGRNVHLVGNPFLLSQLATLCAKGVIQPQINRLVETLYVDLVKTVVNAEFPRKMVSLPTRMIDYTPQGLYQGEVIDPQVRVVTVNIARAGTLPSQVTYDLLNATVDPTVVRQDHIIMSRMIDAAESVVGSQIGGAKIGGDVDDAFVLFPDPMGATGGSLSTAIKLYKEKVPGTPRRIITLNLIVTPEYLRKMTTDHPDVIIYALRLDRGLSPPEVFGTAPGALWEKERGLDDRQYIVPGGGGFGEIMNNAYV; encoded by the coding sequence ATGCGTGACACCCTGTACGCGAACGTGCCCTTCCAGTTGAACGAGATGACCCATCACTATGGACGAAACGTCCATCTGGTCGGCAATCCGTTCCTGCTCTCCCAACTGGCCACGCTGTGCGCCAAGGGTGTCATCCAGCCGCAGATCAACCGGCTGGTGGAGACGCTCTACGTCGACCTGGTGAAGACGGTGGTGAACGCGGAGTTCCCCCGGAAGATGGTGAGCCTGCCCACGCGGATGATTGATTACACACCGCAAGGGCTCTACCAGGGCGAGGTCATCGACCCGCAGGTCCGGGTGGTGACGGTGAACATCGCGCGGGCGGGCACGCTGCCGTCGCAGGTGACGTACGACTTGCTCAACGCCACGGTGGACCCGACGGTGGTGCGTCAGGACCACATCATCATGAGCCGCATGATTGACGCGGCCGAGTCGGTGGTGGGCTCGCAGATTGGCGGCGCGAAGATTGGCGGGGACGTGGATGACGCCTTCGTGCTCTTCCCGGACCCGATGGGCGCCACGGGTGGCAGCCTGTCCACGGCCATCAAGCTCTACAAGGAGAAGGTGCCCGGCACCCCCCGGCGCATCATCACCCTGAATCTCATCGTCACGCCGGAGTACTTGCGGAAGATGACGACGGACCACCCGGACGTCATCATCTACGCGCTCCGGTTGGACCGGGGCCTGTCTCCTCCGGAGGTGTTCGGCACGGCGCCGGGCGCGCTCTGGGAGAAGGAGCGAGGCCTGGATGACCGGCAGTACATCGTCCCCGGAGGCGGCGGCTTCGGGGAGATCATGAACAACGCCTACGTGTAG
- the hpt gene encoding hypoxanthine phosphoribosyltransferase, with product MAFYEQEVGVLIPEDKLQARVRELGAQITRDYAGKELTLVCVLKGSTFFAMDLARAVDLPLTLEFLGVSSYQGGTETTGEVRITTDVSKPMAGKHLLIIEDIIDTGLTMSFLLENLRARHPASLKLCSLLEKPSRARTKIDIDYKGFVIDDHFVVGYGLDYAEKLRNVPFIGVMKGK from the coding sequence TTGGCGTTCTACGAGCAGGAAGTCGGAGTCCTGATTCCCGAGGACAAGCTGCAGGCGCGCGTGCGGGAGCTGGGCGCGCAAATCACCCGGGACTACGCGGGCAAGGAGCTCACGCTCGTCTGTGTGCTCAAGGGCTCCACGTTCTTCGCCATGGACCTGGCGCGAGCGGTGGACCTGCCGCTCACGCTGGAGTTCCTGGGCGTGTCCAGCTACCAGGGTGGCACGGAGACGACGGGCGAGGTGCGCATCACCACCGACGTCAGCAAGCCCATGGCGGGCAAGCACCTGCTCATCATCGAGGACATCATCGACACGGGGCTCACCATGAGCTTCCTGCTGGAGAACCTGCGGGCCCGGCACCCGGCGTCGCTGAAGCTGTGCTCGCTGTTGGAGAAGCCGTCGCGCGCCCGGACGAAGATTGACATCGACTACAAGGGCTTCGTCATCGACGACCACTTCGTGGTGGGCTACGGCCTGGACTACGCAGAGAAGCTCCGCAACGTGCCATTCATTGGCGTGATGAAGGGCAAGTAG